Below is a genomic region from Flexibacter flexilis DSM 6793.
GACATCTCAACGCTACGAGTTTTTATCCGACCAAAAATCTGGGAGCGTTCGGCGATGCAGGCGCACTCACCACCGGCTCGGCGCAATGGGCAGAACAGGCGCGTTTGTACCGAAATTATGGTTCGCGGGAGCGTTTCGTAAACGAAGTGCAAGGCCTTAACTCACGGCTGGACAGCTTGCAAGCGGCTTTTTTATCACTGAAAATAAAGCATTTAGACCACTGGACGCAACTAAGGCAGCAAGCCGCCGCGCAATACGCCGAGCAGTTGGCTGGCCTACCCGAATTGCAGTTGCCAGTATGTGCGCCACAAGCCACACACGTATTTCATTTGTACGTGGTGCGCCATCCGCGCCGCGATGAGTTGCAACATTTTTTACAACAAAAAGGCATACAAACAGCCATTCATTACCCCACACCGCCGCATTTGCAAGCCGCTTACAAAGATTTAGGCTTCGGCAAAGGTGCTTTTCCGATAGCCGAACAAATGGCTGCTACAAGCCTGAGTTTGCCGATGTTCGCGGGAATTACGCCCGAACAAATCGCGTATGTGTGCGACATGATTCGCCGTTTCTCGCAAGACAATTAACCTTTAGCTTATCCAAAATGACCGCTGATATAGTTTTTGGTCAGCTCCTTTTGCGGACGGTGAAAAATATGCTCACAAGTATCGTACTCAATTAGTTCTCCCAAATACATAAAAGCCACTTTATCCGAAATTCGTTGCGCTTGCTGCATATTGTGCGTTACGATCACAATCGTATAGTGTTCTTTTAACTTCAGGATCAATTCTTCTATTTTGTTGGTACTAATCGGGTCGAGGGCAGAGCATGGTTCGTCCATCAGAATCACTTCTGGCCGCAACACGACGGTTCGAGCAATGCAAAGGCGTTGTTGTTGCCCTCCCGACAATTTAACCGCAGGTTTTTTAAGCTCGTTTTTCACCTCTTCCCAAAGATAACTTTCCCGCAAGGCATTTTCGATAAGTTGTGGTATTTCATTTTTAGGAAATTGGTGAATACGAAGTGCATACGCCAAATTATCATAAATACTTTTGGGCAACGGATTGGGCTTTTGGAAAACCATTCCCACGCGCTTACGAATCTGCGTAACCGACACTTGCGGCGCGTACAAATCCTGATTATCCAAAAACAATTTGCCTTCGATACGCGCATCTGCCACCAAATCGTGCATACGATTAAACGAACGCAATAAAGTAGATTTCCCACAACCCGAAGGCCCAATCAAGGATACAACTTGATTTTTGGGAAATTCGATAGAAACATCTTTTAAAATTTGCTTTGTACCAAAATATAAATTCAGGTGCTGGCAAGAAAGTTTAGGAACATCGGGCGTAAGCATTGGCTTTAGTTTTTATTTCTGTGTTTGAATCGAATAATAAAAGCCACCGCATTGAGCAAAAACACTAACACAATGAGCACCACGGCGGTAGCATAAGCCAATGGCCTGACTTGTTCGATGGCACTGTGTTGGGTAGATAGCATATACAAGTGATAGGGCAAAGACATAAACTCCTGATTTAGCGCAAAAGAAATTCCGTTAATATAAAACGCTACACCCGTAAAAAGAATCGGTGCCGTCTCCCCTGCTGCTCTGGAAAGCGTCAGGATTACACCCGTCAAAATGCCTGAAAGGGCTTGAGGCAATACCACATCTCGGATCGTTTCGAACTGTGTTACGCCCAAAGCCAGTGTTGCCTCGCGCATGCTATTGGGAATGGTCTTGAGTGCTTCTTCGGTGGTGGTAATGATATAAGGCAACGACAACAAACCCAACGTTAGTCCCGCCGACAATACCGACGTACCCAAACCCAAGCCCTGCACGAACAAGGCCAAGCCAAACAAGCCATAAATAATCGAAGGAATACCCGCCAAATTCCGAATAGATGCCCGAATGATATTGGTCAGCAAACTTGGTTTGGCGTATTCGTTCAGATAAACTGCGCACGTGATCCCGAAAGGAACTGCAAACAGCGTCGTGATAAACGTCAGCATCACCGTACCCACAATCGTCGGCAAAATCCCTCCCTTCGTCATGCCTTGCGTCGGGTAGCTACTCACAAATTCCCAAGAAAGTGCGGGAAGGCCTTTACTAAAAATATCGTATAGAATTATTCCCAAAAACAAGCAGACTAAGGCCGTACTACTCAACAGCAATAGCCAATTCAATATCGAACGAACGGAATCCCTCATGATTGAAATTTTCTAAGTCGGTTAGCAAAATATTCGCCCACCAAATTTGCGGTTAGCGTCATTCCAAAAAGTATAATAGCAATGGCAAACAAGGCGAAATAGTGGGTGGTTTGGTACGGCACTTCTCCCATTTCTATGGCGATAGTTGCCGTAATGGTTCGCACCGAATCCAGAAAATTTTTGGGAGTAGCCGACACATTGCCAGTCGCCATCAACACGGTCATCGTCTCGCCTAAGGCACGCCCCAGACCCAACATCACAGCGGCAATAAGTCCAGGCAACGCGGCAGGCAACGTTACCTGATAAAGCGTTTGCCAGCGCGTCGCTCCCAACGCCAACGAGGCTTCCCGATGGCTTTGCGGCACGGCACTAATGGCTTCTTCACTTATCGTAATAATTGTGGGTAAAGACATGATAGCCAACAGAATAGACCCATTCAAGGCATTCAGGCCATTGGCAATACCAAACAGTTTGGACAAGTTTGGCCCCACCAATACAATTCCTAAAAAACCAATCGCCACCGACGGAATGGAAGCCAACATTTCTATCAACGGTTTGAGCAACATATGGAGGCGGCGCGGCGCAAATTCCGACAGAAAAGCCGCCGTCAGAATCCCCAAAGGCACGGCCAACAACATCGACCCAAAAGCAACAAACGTGGTACTAATCACCAACGGCCAAATACAGTAATTCGTATCGGGGTTCCACTGCGAGCCTGTCAGGAAGTCAATGGGTTTTATTTGTAGAAAAAAAGAAATGCTATTGCCCAACAGCATCAGAAAAATGCCCGCCAACAACAATATAGTTGCAAGCCCCGTTGCTTTAAAAAGTTGCTTCAACAACCAGTCTATTTGTTCTCGTCTATTCGCTTTCATTACGTTAGGGTTGGGAAAATCATCGGACAGGATAATAACCAGACGCTCGAATCAGTGCCAACCCCTCCGAGGTTTGCTCATAATCCAAAAATGGCTTTACTTTTTGCTTATCACTTGTTTTATAAAACTGAAACAAGGGTCTTTGAAAAAAATATTGGCCTGCCATGATGCGCTTTTCATCTAAAGGCGAGACGGCAATGGGTGCTTTTTCGGTATAAATTTTCAAAATTTTTAATCCCTTGTGCGCCTGATTCATCACATAGCCTGCGCCCACATAACCAAGCCCCGAGCTGTCCGCTTTGACGGCCTCTAAGATTTGGGCATTGCCGTTCATTTGCTTGGCATAAGCCGAAAAACGAATCCCTAAACGATGTTTCACGTACTCATATGTCCCCGAATTGCTCTGACGGCCATAAATATTCACGCTTATTTTTTGTCGGCTAAAAATCTCCCAATTATCCACTTCCCCACTCAGCAATAAGCCCAAGTTTTGGGTGCTAATCGAATCAAGCGTGAGTTTGTCCGACACCACAAAAGCAATGGCATCTTGCGCAAAAACAAAGGAGCTTACCGCCATCTTTTTTTGTGAAAACAAATGCAATTCACTGGGATTAATGTCGCGTGAAGAATTGGCAATATCTGCTGTACCATTGAGCAAAGAGGCAATCCCCAATCCAGAACCGCCACCAGAAACCGAAATAAGCAAATCGGGGTCATGTAAATGATATTTTTCGGCCAATAACACAGCCAAATTCACTTCCGTGTCCGAACCCTTTATTTTGATAGTGCGGTGATTTTGGCTACAAGCACAAAACCACCAAAGAAAAAAAAGCCATAAATAACGCATGGGCAAAAATGCGCTCTTTACACTAACTAAATATTAGTCTAATGTTATGGTTATAAAAAGTTTACCACCTCTTACAAAACTCTTACTATTATATGTAACTTTATCAAAACAAAACTTTTTAGTCTAATTTTTGTTGAACGAGAATAATATTCACGATTTCCTTCACAACATTTTATGGCAACATTTTCAGTAAAAGCCTTTGGCACGCCTGCCCGCGATGCAGACCTAAAACTCATGACCGTTGACCGCCGCGAAACTACGCCGCAAGATGTTGAGATAGACATTTTGTACTGCGGCGTTTGCCATTCGGACTTACACACGGCTCGCAACGATTGGGGCGGCACGAAATACCCCGCCGTACCGGGCCACGAAATCGTGGGTCGCGTAACGAAAGTCGGCGCAGCCGTCAGCAAATTTAAAGTTGGCGATTTGGCCGCCGTCGGCTGTATGGTGGACTCTTGCGGCACTTGCGAAAGTTGCCAACAGGATTTGGAACAATATTGCAAAAACGGTTTCACGGGCACTTACAACGGCAAAGACAGACATTCTGGCACACAGACATTTGGCGGTTATTCCGAAAAAGTAGTGGTAGATGAGCGTTTTGTATTAAAAGTACCCGAAAATTTGGATTTGGCGGCAGTAGCTCCATTGCTTTGCGCGGGCATTACGACTTGGTCGCCATTGCGCCACTGGAACGTGCGCGAAGGCAGCAAAGTAGCCGTAGTGGGCTTGGGCGGCTTAGGGCACATGGCCATCAAATTGGCCAAAGGCTTGGGCGCAGAAGTAACGCTATTCTCACGCACAGAAAGCAAAACCGAAGATGCGAAACTATTGGGCGCAGACCACGTGGTTATTTCTACGAAAGAAGAGCAAATGCAGGCGGTGCGCGGCAAATTTGATGTGATTATCGACACAGTACCTTACGCGCACGACCTGAACCCTTACACGGCCACGTTGGGCATCAACGGCACATTGGTTTTGGTAGGCTATTTGGGGCCATTAGAACCAAGTTTGCATACCGTACCGATGATTATGGGACGCAAGTCGGTGGCGGGTTCGCTTATCGGTGGCATCGCCGAGACGCAGGAACTTTTGGACTTCTGCGGCAAACACAATATCGTATCCGACATTGAGCTTATCAAGATGCAAGACATCAATGAAGCCTACGAAAGAATGCTAAAAAGTGATGTTCGCTACCGTTTCGTAGTGGATATGGCATCGCTAAAGGCTTAATTATAAGTACATTTTACTCAAAAAGGGATTCTCTT
It encodes:
- a CDS encoding NAD(P)-dependent alcohol dehydrogenase; this translates as MATFSVKAFGTPARDADLKLMTVDRRETTPQDVEIDILYCGVCHSDLHTARNDWGGTKYPAVPGHEIVGRVTKVGAAVSKFKVGDLAAVGCMVDSCGTCESCQQDLEQYCKNGFTGTYNGKDRHSGTQTFGGYSEKVVVDERFVLKVPENLDLAAVAPLLCAGITTWSPLRHWNVREGSKVAVVGLGGLGHMAIKLAKGLGAEVTLFSRTESKTEDAKLLGADHVVISTKEEQMQAVRGKFDVIIDTVPYAHDLNPYTATLGINGTLVLVGYLGPLEPSLHTVPMIMGRKSVAGSLIGGIAETQELLDFCGKHNIVSDIELIKMQDINEAYERMLKSDVRYRFVVDMASLKA
- a CDS encoding substrate-binding domain-containing protein — its product is MRYLWLFFLWWFCACSQNHRTIKIKGSDTEVNLAVLLAEKYHLHDPDLLISVSGGGSGLGIASLLNGTADIANSSRDINPSELHLFSQKKMAVSSFVFAQDAIAFVVSDKLTLDSISTQNLGLLLSGEVDNWEIFSRQKISVNIYGRQSNSGTYEYVKHRLGIRFSAYAKQMNGNAQILEAVKADSSGLGYVGAGYVMNQAHKGLKILKIYTEKAPIAVSPLDEKRIMAGQYFFQRPLFQFYKTSDKQKVKPFLDYEQTSEGLALIRASGYYPVR
- the pstC gene encoding phosphate ABC transporter permease subunit PstC; the encoded protein is MKANRREQIDWLLKQLFKATGLATILLLAGIFLMLLGNSISFFLQIKPIDFLTGSQWNPDTNYCIWPLVISTTFVAFGSMLLAVPLGILTAAFLSEFAPRRLHMLLKPLIEMLASIPSVAIGFLGIVLVGPNLSKLFGIANGLNALNGSILLAIMSLPTIITISEEAISAVPQSHREASLALGATRWQTLYQVTLPAALPGLIAAVMLGLGRALGETMTVLMATGNVSATPKNFLDSVRTITATIAIEMGEVPYQTTHYFALFAIAIILFGMTLTANLVGEYFANRLRKFQS
- a CDS encoding DegT/DnrJ/EryC1/StrS family aminotransferase; this encodes MHIPFIDFAPSHAPLKQEAMRLFSEFYDENVFVLGQRVADFEQAFAQYTGAAHCVGVGNGLDALTIALKVLGVGRGHEVILPSNAYIAALLAVSAVGARPVLVEPFSDTFNIDYQRIEEKITPQTRAIIPVHLFGQSAAMQPLTDIATLHQLWVIEDNAQAHGATWAERRTGSWGHLNATSFYPTKNLGAFGDAGALTTGSAQWAEQARLYRNYGSRERFVNEVQGLNSRLDSLQAAFLSLKIKHLDHWTQLRQQAAAQYAEQLAGLPELQLPVCAPQATHVFHLYVVRHPRRDELQHFLQQKGIQTAIHYPTPPHLQAAYKDLGFGKGAFPIAEQMAATSLSLPMFAGITPEQIAYVCDMIRRFSQDN
- the pstB gene encoding phosphate ABC transporter ATP-binding protein PstB; amino-acid sequence: MLTPDVPKLSCQHLNLYFGTKQILKDVSIEFPKNQVVSLIGPSGCGKSTLLRSFNRMHDLVADARIEGKLFLDNQDLYAPQVSVTQIRKRVGMVFQKPNPLPKSIYDNLAYALRIHQFPKNEIPQLIENALRESYLWEEVKNELKKPAVKLSGGQQQRLCIARTVVLRPEVILMDEPCSALDPISTNKIEELILKLKEHYTIVIVTHNMQQAQRISDKVAFMYLGELIEYDTCEHIFHRPQKELTKNYISGHFG
- the pstA gene encoding phosphate ABC transporter permease PstA is translated as MRDSVRSILNWLLLLSSTALVCLFLGIILYDIFSKGLPALSWEFVSSYPTQGMTKGGILPTIVGTVMLTFITTLFAVPFGITCAVYLNEYAKPSLLTNIIRASIRNLAGIPSIIYGLFGLALFVQGLGLGTSVLSAGLTLGLLSLPYIITTTEEALKTIPNSMREATLALGVTQFETIRDVVLPQALSGILTGVILTLSRAAGETAPILFTGVAFYINGISFALNQEFMSLPYHLYMLSTQHSAIEQVRPLAYATAVVLIVLVFLLNAVAFIIRFKHRNKN